The following coding sequences are from one Candidatus Binataceae bacterium window:
- a CDS encoding molybdopterin-dependent oxidoreductase, translated as MPKLTIDEREIEVPDGLNLIEAARLAGIEIPHYCYHPALAVVGNCRMCLVEVEKAPKLQIACNTRVADGMVVRTRSERTKAAQRAVLEFLLINHPIDCPVCDQAGECKLQDYYMDYDRQPSRFELGRKNHKGKAIDIGAGLMLDQERCILCARCTRFFDEVTHTSELAIFGRGDHNVIDTYPGRKVDNAYALNVVDICPVGALTEQDFRFRMRVWYLHRTPSVCGECERGCAIDIHHHRGRIYRFKPRYNPAVNGYWMCDAGRHSFPALQGERRLSVPLKPAGERMAPVGWDAALDEAAAKIAEYRRAHGANAIGAIIGAHSTNEEAFALKRLMAALGSERLAGLSWSPPDAPADDDLLIRANRNPNTRGLAAMGIGADGAGRFAEAVAAGKLKMLVAMRVDLVRAMGEGEFVRHFGALGYLLVLDTDANETGEMSNLLLPVAAYPELDGSFTNFKGQVQRLTRAFDPPGQARPALEIIGALAERLERASMLSGAAADVCPKSADAAFAAMAAAEPAFAGMTLAALGEHGLPLRDS; from the coding sequence ATGCCCAAGCTGACCATCGACGAGCGCGAGATCGAAGTCCCCGACGGCCTCAACCTGATCGAGGCCGCGCGCCTGGCCGGGATCGAGATTCCGCACTACTGCTACCATCCGGCGCTCGCAGTGGTCGGCAACTGTCGGATGTGCCTGGTCGAGGTCGAGAAGGCGCCCAAGCTTCAGATCGCCTGCAACACACGCGTTGCCGACGGGATGGTCGTGCGCACGAGGAGCGAGCGGACCAAGGCGGCGCAGCGCGCGGTGCTCGAGTTCTTGTTGATCAACCATCCGATCGACTGCCCCGTATGCGACCAGGCCGGCGAGTGCAAGCTTCAGGACTACTACATGGATTACGATCGCCAGCCCTCGCGCTTCGAACTGGGGCGCAAGAACCACAAGGGCAAGGCGATCGACATCGGCGCCGGCCTGATGCTCGACCAGGAACGCTGCATCCTGTGCGCGCGCTGTACGCGCTTTTTCGACGAGGTAACGCATACCAGCGAGCTCGCGATCTTCGGCCGCGGCGACCATAACGTGATTGACACCTATCCCGGGCGCAAGGTGGATAATGCCTACGCGCTCAACGTGGTAGATATCTGTCCGGTCGGCGCGCTGACCGAGCAAGATTTCCGTTTCAGGATGCGCGTGTGGTACCTGCATCGCACGCCCTCGGTATGCGGCGAGTGCGAGCGCGGCTGCGCGATCGACATTCACCACCATCGCGGGCGCATCTATCGCTTCAAGCCGCGCTACAACCCGGCGGTCAACGGCTACTGGATGTGCGACGCGGGGCGGCACAGCTTTCCCGCGCTCCAGGGCGAGCGCCGACTCAGCGTGCCGCTCAAACCGGCAGGCGAGCGAATGGCGCCGGTCGGATGGGACGCGGCGCTGGACGAAGCGGCGGCTAAGATCGCCGAATACAGGCGCGCGCACGGCGCGAATGCGATCGGCGCGATCATTGGCGCGCATTCGACCAACGAGGAGGCCTTCGCGCTCAAGCGCCTGATGGCGGCGCTGGGCTCGGAGCGCCTCGCCGGACTGAGCTGGTCGCCGCCCGACGCGCCGGCCGACGACGACCTACTCATTCGCGCCAATCGCAATCCCAATACGCGCGGCCTTGCCGCGATGGGAATCGGCGCGGACGGGGCGGGGCGGTTTGCCGAGGCGGTTGCGGCGGGCAAGTTGAAGATGCTTGTCGCGATGCGCGTCGATCTGGTGCGCGCGATGGGCGAGGGCGAGTTTGTCCGCCACTTTGGCGCGCTCGGCTATTTGCTCGTGCTCGATACCGACGCCAACGAAACCGGCGAGATGTCCAACCTGCTGCTGCCAGTCGCCGCCTACCCTGAACTCGACGGCAGCTTCACCAACTTCAAGGGCCAGGTGCAGCGCCTTACAAGGGCCTTCGACCCGCCGGGCCAGGCGCGGCCCGCGCTGGAAATAATCGGCGCACTCGCAGAGCGGCTCGAGCGCGCGTCGATGCTCTCGGGCGCGGCGGCCGACGTTTGTCCGAAATCTGCCGACGCTGCATTCGCCGCGATGGCGGCGGCAGAGCCCGCCTTCGCGGGCATGACATTGGCCGCTCTCGGCGAACATGGTCTTCCGCTGCGCGATTCCTGA
- the nuoF gene encoding NADH-quinone oxidoreductase subunit NuoF, which translates to MERYLTRWLDIPDLRRIEVFEAHGGYRALRKALFEMTPEQIINEVKNSNLRGRGGAAFPTGMKWSFIPKDSKKPVYVCCNADESEPGTFANRYELENDPHTIIEGILIACRAVGAHTCFVYMRGEFFNQKQIFETALAEARARGYVGPDVMGSGFGAEIYVHRGAGAYICGEETGLLESLEGKRAYPRNRPPFPAIQGAFGCPTVVNNIETLSNIPHIIARGADWYRSIGPEKSPGNKLFCLSGHVNKPGLYELPMGFALRDLIYEIGGGILDGRRLKGVIPGGSSFPVFTAEEAMRVNMDFDSVRAAGSLMGTAGVIVMHDGTCMVDVLKTIAHFYHHESCGQCTPCREGTGWIEKLLIEIEAGRGRMQDLETLLSVATNMEGNTICVLADSLSMPVKSFIPKYRAEFEEHVRLGRCPFSEGAPLNLTAAADGAAAGAGAHEPSAERRDAGVAD; encoded by the coding sequence ATGGAACGCTACCTTACCCGCTGGCTGGATATCCCTGACCTGCGCCGCATCGAGGTCTTCGAGGCGCACGGCGGCTACCGCGCCCTGCGCAAGGCGCTGTTCGAGATGACCCCGGAGCAGATCATCAACGAGGTCAAGAACTCCAACCTGCGCGGGCGCGGCGGCGCGGCGTTTCCGACCGGGATGAAGTGGAGCTTCATCCCCAAGGATTCGAAGAAGCCGGTCTACGTCTGCTGCAACGCCGACGAGAGCGAGCCGGGCACCTTCGCCAACCGCTACGAGCTGGAGAACGATCCGCATACGATCATCGAGGGCATCCTGATCGCCTGCCGTGCGGTCGGCGCTCATACCTGCTTCGTGTATATGCGTGGAGAATTCTTCAACCAGAAGCAGATCTTCGAGACCGCGCTCGCCGAGGCGCGCGCCCGCGGCTACGTCGGGCCGGACGTGATGGGTTCGGGTTTTGGCGCTGAGATCTACGTCCATCGCGGCGCCGGCGCCTACATCTGCGGCGAAGAGACCGGGCTGCTGGAGTCGCTGGAAGGCAAGCGCGCCTATCCGCGCAATCGTCCGCCGTTCCCGGCGATCCAGGGCGCCTTTGGCTGCCCGACCGTGGTCAACAATATCGAGACGCTTTCCAACATCCCGCACATCATCGCGCGCGGCGCCGACTGGTACCGCTCGATCGGCCCCGAGAAGAGCCCGGGCAACAAGCTGTTCTGCCTCTCAGGTCACGTCAACAAGCCGGGGCTGTACGAACTGCCGATGGGCTTTGCGCTGCGCGATCTGATCTACGAGATCGGCGGTGGCATCCTCGACGGCCGCCGGCTCAAGGGCGTGATCCCCGGTGGTTCGTCGTTCCCGGTCTTCACCGCCGAGGAGGCGATGAGGGTCAACATGGACTTTGACTCGGTGCGCGCGGCGGGCTCGCTGATGGGTACGGCGGGGGTGATCGTGATGCACGACGGCACCTGCATGGTGGACGTGCTCAAGACCATCGCCCACTTTTACCATCACGAGTCGTGCGGCCAGTGCACGCCGTGCCGCGAGGGGACCGGCTGGATCGAAAAGCTGCTCATCGAGATCGAGGCGGGACGCGGCCGGATGCAGGACCTCGAAACCTTGCTCAGCGTCGCCACCAATATGGAAGGCAACACGATCTGCGTGCTCGCTGACAGCCTCTCGATGCCGGTCAAGAGCTTCATCCCGAAGTACCGCGCCGAGTTCGAAGAGCACGTGCGCCTGGGGCGGTGCCCGTTTAGCGAGGGCGCGCCGCTCAACCTCACGGCCGCTGCCGACGGCGCCGCGGCCGGCGCCGGCGCGCACGAGCCGTCAGCCGAGCGGCGTGACGCGGGCGTCGCCGACTAG